The genomic segment CTTGAGTAGCAAATGACAATCACTTATGCCCTTGCTTCCACTTTGTCTGCTCAGGAGCCAACCAGAGAAACCAATTTTAATGCAGAAACCATACCTTGCCCCACCCTGTTACCCACCTCATTGGTGCCAATGGGCAACATCGTTACAGAACTTGTAGTTGCAAGTCAAATCTCTTAATAGCAACTGTATCATTCATCATGCTGAATCCTCCCTGGGCTTCTGCTGAACTAACAGCAAGTATATTCAAAATCTATCTGCCCTATAAGAATACATTTATCTCATCATGCTGCAATGATTTGTATGCATAATAGTGAGCtatttgagaaaatgttttaCGCCATATTCATTTTTACATCCAGATTGCCAACACTAATGCtgaaactaaataaatgtttgctgaataggTACATGTCTCTTTTCCCCAACTACTgataaacaatatttttcttgatGTCATGAGCTGCatcttttatgtatatgtatcatGTACAGAACCTAAACAAACTGaactgcttaataaatatttattggttgaTGTTCAAAAGTCAGGAAACAAATCAGGAAGTTTAACATTTGCATTCTCCATTGTTTTGTAATTCCATTCAAATTTGCTCTATGCTAAGGCATAACTAGGGAATATATAAACAAACCATTACTGTTTGTTTAACCATgtcatttctgaaatatttaacatactccatattttttaaataattttctctataactatgacttttattaatatctgcCTTAAGTATACTGATTTATTAACATACTTTTAATCTTGAGATTATAATAGCCACTATTATAGTAATAACCAAAGTGAAAGAAGTATAGAAGTAATCAATATAACTGAATGAGAActtgtttttaaagttaataatgcTAGCCCAAAAATCttggacaaaagaaaaattatttggtagcaatttcaatattctcaaatggaaaaaataatgttaagtCAAAGTACTTGAAGAGTTGTTCTCCTTTCTTGTCATTCAACTATAGATAGATTTGTCATACTATCTTGGGGCTGAATCTCAAGATATTAGTATGTTAACTATGTTCTGTCCTTCACTTCATATCTTGATATTCTAGGATAATTTATTGTGTAAAACAGAGACAAACAACATATTTTATTCTACagcattaagtaaaaaaaaaatagaaatatctcattatttaaaatcatGGTCTCTTTAGACTTAATATTTACATAAAGCCAGTGTACATTTAGGTTAAATATTTCTCAGTCAATCACTGCCTGTTGTATCCAAGTTTTAAAGTTAAGTTTTTCCTCATATTCTAGTTGATAGCCTTGGTTAACCAGCAGACTGGAAAAACCATATTGTATTTGAGTAGAGCTCCAAATCATGGCCATATAAACATCTGCCTTGTGTTCAGTGCTGAATGTTCTATAATACTATCAATTAAAGATGATAAATCAGCTGCCCAATTTCAACTGACAGCAGTTAGCATCCACACTTTGTTACTAGACTTCTGCTGTATAAAGCATCCATACCAAGCCTTGAGTACCCAATAAATGTCaatattatttgctttatttatgatACTCAGTTAATCAGCTGGTACTTACTAAACCTACCTAATGTAAAATGTACTTTAAGTATAAAGCTTAAGTAAAaggaatcaaaagagaaaaaatgtattaaaggtGAAAGAAGGGAACGGATACtttcattttaacatatttatgaaagaaaaataaaataaaatggaagcacATACATCAAGATCAAATGAAATTTCTTTCATTCCATTGattatatttgcataaaatataagTAACAGTCTAATGCCTCCTGAGTGctggtgaaaaaacaaaaaggaaagagaagagaataaaagagatTGTTGTACTTTAAGTTGCTTAAATCTTGCCAGCTTAGCTTGGTTAACTAACTATaatgcatcaaaaataaataaataaataaaaatataaataactagctgggtgtggtggtgcttgcctgtaaatccagctactagagaggctagAGAGGCTGAGTCCAGcatgggcaataaagtgagatcctatcccccccccaaaaaaaaaacaagaaaacacaaactgaagttgttaaataaaatgtcatcaccaaaattaattttgttagcATCCCAACCACAACAGCTTTCATTAAGTTTTAACACATCCTAcgcatgcaatatttttttccaaataatttacgAAGATGTTTTTATTCATGTTTAGGGAAAATTAGCTATTGTCACTTCCCATTTTGAGATGGCCTTTGCCCAACCTAGTATTTTTCCCTAGATTAGATATTTACCACATTGTTAATagttaattttagaaacaaattttaaaaaatattcttcacatCTAGCATATAGCTAAATATTAACTTTCTTGTAGCTTTCTAGTAAGGATACAGAATTTCCACATTTTCTCTAATTCCTGGTGATGACCATTTACATAAGATCTTATTACATACAATGTCACTATGAAGTGAACTATTTGCCTTACTAAATACTAAAGGATCATGCTTTCAATAGGGctctaaaaaaatattcaaggaaaggtaagcaaggaagaagaaaagataatgaCCATGTTCTTTCAAAATTTCCATCTCTACCTTGCTAACATATGAcccattttctattttaactcAAATATTGAGAGAGTACATCATTCCTCATTCATGGTAATTGTACTGTATTTCCTCCTACCATCCCCTTACATATGGTAGAATTAGAAAATTTACTATTAGATAGTGATGGTACTATGGATACTATAAAATGAGGACTggggtaaaaattaaaataatactttcatGACTATCTCCAATGCTTACCATAATCCTAAAGGTAGAGGTTGCTAGCCCTATACTACAGATAACCAATATAAACATTCGCCTGGAACCTTAGGTGCCAGGCGCCTAAGGGATTTATATTTAATCTTCGACAACACTTTGTAAggtttgacttttattttcttccctctacagataatgaaactgagTCTTTGAAATGATTTTCCTGAGCTCACACTATTAAGTGAGGGAATAAGGCTGCAAATGAAGTTTTATTGACCTCTAGCACTTTCGGGTTTTATTCTCAATACTTGATAGTCTCTTAATTAGTTGAAGTtactatttcataaataaataccaGTTCCTGTTGCCTTCACAGCCCCACTTCTGCCATATCTTCCTACCcctccttcacacacacacaccctcaggCACACACTcaacttcctttcttcttttctttaggtTTCAGCAACAGCCAACCAAAGTAAATAGTAGAACATACTGAGTCTGTACATACTGATTTACTCCCTTTTCCATAGGAAAAGCACCCAGTAGGTGCTCTTATAGCTGGTTTCAAAGTATTCATCGAAAGTTTTCCCTAAGATTGTCATTGTtgcaatttaattattttcccaAGTGTGGCAGATTACCAAGCAGCTGTCTCTTGAAAACAATAACCAGATCCATTTGAGCAatgaaatatgtgtatatgtaaattccatttaaaattagaattactCTTCTTTCTAATCCTTTTTTAAGATTTGGTTAAAGCTGCTTAATGAATCAATAGACTGCATGTGGATGTCAGTAGCTACCAGGGAATGAAGAGTCTTCTCAAAGGACCACTCCTATATGAGTGCGTATTTCTCACGGGGgcaagtcattttaaaatgactaaacATGGTTCATTTGTCCTTTAGTGGGTCTAGAAAACTAAGTGTGAAACAGCTCTTACTCTTCAGTATGGACTAAAATTCAACATTCCAGCTGATCACATAAATTTTCCTCAAGCATGACCATCATTTCATTAATgataaaatgcaggaaaagaggaagatgaagaactAATTTTCAATAACCACTTAGCAGTATGCCTGCTTGTATCAGTCTGAGACTGGTCAGGAAAACAGAGTCACTAAAATATTGATGGAATAAAGAGGTTTCATGAGTATATTAGAGTTTACACCAATGTTCAAAAAGCTAGGGGACAAAGGCCAGGGAAATCAAAAGTTAGATTCAGTATTCTTGCTACCTAAAGTCAAAGAAGAAGACACTGAAGCTGCTTCTTTGGGTTACCAAACTGcaacccaaccacagcaagtccacttgcttaaggcttcttgggtgtggctccaggccatggtcctcacACATggctcaaaataaacctctttaaaattattttacagagtttggcttcttttctgttgacagagACTTGCAAGAGGGCAACTCCTGTTTTCTAGTAGTAAAACAACTTGTAAAAGTATGGTCTGCAGTAATCTGGAAGATAAAATGTGTTTAATGAACTTGTGGATCTGCTCAAAAAAATTTctaggaagaatttttaaaatgccaactgACAATTTTTTTAGCTGTGTATAATGGAAAGAGAAGAATTAATGTTTGAAAgcaaaatttagaagaaatatataaGAGCTGGCACTTGCTAGAtaggaaaacaaaactatttcaCATGACTCATCTCTCCAGAGAACAAAAGActgccaaagaaaaaaatagcatcagCGTAAAGAATGTATCAAGGATATggccaggccaggcgtggtgactcatgcctgtaatcctagcactctgggaggctgagtcaggacgatcacttgagctcaggagttctagactagcctgagcaagagtaagaccccatctctactaaaaatagaaaaattagccagatgtagtggcatgcacctgtagtcccagctacttgggaggctgaggcaggaggattgcttgagcccaggagttttaggttgcagtgagctatgatgatgccactgtattctacccaggacaacaaagcgagatgctatctacaaaaaaaataaaaataaaaataaaaataaaaataaaggatatgGCTGTAAAACCTTTTATTAAGACTTCAGAAGATTTAAGGGGTACTTAGTAAAGCCTCCAAGCTAGATAAAGGGACTTTTAGGATCTCAAGGTTGCTATCCCATAGCCCTAATATTCTGtccaaagaagagagaaatttgtCTTGAAAAGAATTATGCATGTGGCACTTGGGGCATGTAGTGATTGTCAATCAGATTTATAGGGAAACAcaaagtttttaagaaaattgtaCTAACTTGTATTAAAAGGGAAAGAGttcaaaatgaaaaaactttCTATTGGCAGAAAGCAGGGTAAGAAGCCTTCTTAGCTGCAAATCCAGACTATTTCTCATAGACCAGACAGGACCTCTCCAAGAGCAGAGTCAAGAGCCTGGAGAGCGGATTCAAGAGCTGAAGAGTACAGTGAATTAGGGAACCAATTTAGAAAGCAGAAGTGGGCCCTAATGCAAGTGGATTTCTAACCCTCAGAGTGTTCCACTCTGATAACCTTTGTCTGGGTGGATTTCAGGTCAGTGGCCACTATGTGCttcccatttcctcatctttcttaATGGGGGTGTCTATTGCAGTTATCCTGTCCCCAACTCACCATTGTATATTGAGGATTGAGGAACAGATAAATTGTCTTTTTAGTTCACAGCTCTGAGTCAAGAGGCACTGAAGCCTCAAGGAGTCTCATCTGTTTCTTGACCTGATACAAAACATGAGATCACGGACTTCCAGACTGGTGCCATCACTGGATAAGATTTGGGGAGCTTAGGAAATGGGTGAATATATTTTGAGTATGAGAGAGATGAGAATCATTGGAACCAACAGACACACTAAAGAAAAGATAATCCATAAGCTGAGAACAAAACTAGATCAGACATCTGAGAAGCACAAGCACACTCCCTCAGTTGGACATGGGCAGAGTCAAAGCAAGacatgatggggaggggtgggtaTCCAAAGCCTAAAAGGCAGTTGAGTAGAAAACCTGAGCAGTGTCTATCAAGAACCTCAGAGACCAGATCCAGCAGATAGTGACgaagaaatagggaaaagaaaatttacacATATACATGGCAAACATAGGCAAGGTTCCATTGACAGAAGTACTATAAAATCTTTCTGTAGGTTCACATCTCTCTCTGTGAGCAGGTCTCCACTGGTACAAAGGATTTGGAGCAATCCCTAACATTTTCATATCCTAATTCTGGAATCACTCCCAAAATTCAAAACTATGCAATCCCAGGCTCTGAACCTAACAgcaatctctcttctttttttttttttttttttttttcatccttgcACATTACCTGAACCCACATTACACCTGCTCCTGAACCTCACCAGGACCTCAAATTACTCGACCCTGGTCTATTTCCTCAGCATGTTGCCCTCTCTGGAGTGCTCTTTGAGAAACTAGCACTGATCCAGCACCCCCACCAACATCTTCCTTTTAGCCTTTGACCCTAGTCTGCATCCCAATTCTTGATCCAATCCTGAATCAATTCAGTTATCTTTTTCCTTGCGATATAAACCCTAATTTGAATCACTGATGGAGAATAAAAAAACCTAGACCAATTTTATCCCAATTACCTCTTAAACATTCTAATTTCAGCTATACCCTTAAGAGTGCTCTGTAATCTTCTTGCTTACACCTTCTCCTTAGAACAGCAGTGCCACTCTCTTCAAGATGTATCTTGCTACCTGCACACCTCTCTCTGCCAAAACACAGATCTTATCCTTTCACTTACATTTCTAAGACTTCTGATGGCCTACAAAATAAAATCTAGTGTCTTTATCATAGCCCCTCATTGTCTTCCTCAGTTAACTTTCATCCCTCGCCTCCAACCCTGTCCCTAATAATGCCTTTGCAATACTTAAGTCACACATCAGACTATTTCACATGTCTGAATGCATCCTACATTTTTATGCTTCTGCTTTTGCTCCTACTTTTCCCTCTATCCACAAAGGCTGTCACTGTTTAACCATGGTATTATTAATTCTCCCTCACTAGTATTCCCAAGACGCTTTATACATATCTCCATAATGCTGTTATTgcattgtataattatattataattatgtgtTTAGCTGTTTCATTACTAAGGGTAGCTTCTAAAAGACATGAATAATGTGttgttttgctattttgtttGCATTGTTCAGAGGTAGGTTTTGGGGGGAGAATTGATGGGGAGGAATATCTTTTACAACTCTCAGATTGATCAGCACATAAATAACACTCGATAAATAGTTCTTGAAGGAATAAGTGAGAGCAAAAAAAATATAACAGTAGAAAGTAAATCTCAGAGTTGAAAAGACAGCAAAAAAAATTGGGAAACACTATGAATATATTCATACTATTACAATCAACACACGTAGACCTGTTTACTACCTTAAACATTCAATTAGATATTTGCTTCCATTTGCATACCTTTCTCAGTTTacaacataatatttattttatagtaaaaagTAGTTATTTTAGAGACCTCATGACTAGAATAGAGCTATTAAGTAATAAACCTCctacagagagtaaaatggtggttaggAGAATGGATTTGTTCTACCAATTATTTGTTATGTTGTTGTTGTAGAGAAGTTTATTAAACTTCTGtggctcagttttcttatctaagaaaagaaatataataattctaCTCACCTCAAAGTttagctgtgaggattaaataggttAATACTTATAAAGCACTTATTTCAATGCCTGCAGAAGTAAACAGAAAAGATGAATATTGTTATTATTCTAATTGAAACAGCAAACTTGTACGTTCTCATGAGGGCTTGATAGAACTGAATTTTACTATCTTGTAACTTtacaatgtttttataaaaactatttgtGTATGACTCCCCCACCCAGGTTATTTAcaatataaagtaaattaaacTATGCCTCTAGAGCAAATAGTTTAACCAGAGGACAATATAATTGGATATCAAGATCAAATAGACACCTGAATATAAATAAGCATTAGATTTAAAATACTGTGTATAACCAGGGGGTCAAATACATCATGTGGCTAAATCAACAAATCAGCAAATATTCATGCTGAATAAAGCCTCCAgaagcttcctctctctctgattATCAAGAAGGCTACATATAACTGATGAGATTACGGGTTCTGCTTAAAGAATAATCTTGATTATTTCCCAGTAAAGACATTCAAACTACAGAATCCAGTTTATGTTCTAAGAGTAAAAGAGACATGTGTAACATAGTCTATGTCCAGTAACCCAGAGGTGGTCCCTAGCACCATGAGAACACATAGTGGTAACTTAAGATAAGAAGGAATCTGGTCAGAGGCCATTTCTGAATTAATAAAGGTAAATTGTTAAATTTCTAATtgtaaatagcaagaaaaataagacaaaaagaaaataaaatccaattatGATTGACtgcatttgttttcccattttctttttgtctataaCTTAATCAGAAGATTAATTAAGTTTCTaagtttaatattaaaaatatttttggtggccaggcacagtggctcactcctgtaatcctagcactctgggaggctgaggcaagaggatcgcttgaggtcaggagttcaaacccagcctgagcaagagccagaccccatctctactaaaaaatagaaaaaaattagctggacaactaaaaatatatagaaaaattagccgggcatggtggcacatgcctgtagtcccagctactcaggagtctgaggcagtaggattgcttgagcccaggagtttgaggttgctgtgagctaggctgatgccatggcactctagctcggacaacacagcaagactctgtctcaaaaaaaaaaaaaaaaaaaaggcacataaattttatcatacaattctaaaatacaacaaaatttttattttttttcttggcattaAGTACCATTTTACTGAGCTTCATTTAAATGCTACAATGTGACACTTAGAGAAATCagtttaattacaaaataattcacCTTCTAATTTTAAGCTGGTCCACCTTTccatagaattaatttttattatggaaaccCACATAAacattctcttctttaaaattctatacAAAAGGTAATTTCAGGATTATCTCCTGCCAAAACTATTTATCAGGAAAATTAAAGTGGGAAGTTATTTTTGTCTGTAGTATGAAAAATGTCAGCACTTTCAATCAATTTCTATAACACTAAATAAACACCATTGTGAAGGAAttagccaattaaaaatatattaaggatttttaaattaaatgtatagCAAAATGCTATGATTCAAGAATGTGAGAAAATTGGAAGTAAGGTAGAAATTAATTAatctaccatgtttctatgttTTATTAGCTCTGAAGTAAGCATTTTACATTTGACCATTGACCCCCTAATGTTTCCAGGGGAAATAGCTAAGGATTGTGACGTTCACTGATATTGAAAACACATATCGAGGATTTTAATGACAGTCCTTATGGTGCCTATGAGCACATCATTATGTCTCAAGCCCTGTGATCCAATATTGATTTTAGGAAATATAGTCATAGCATAACCCTTATAATAGGCTGAAAAGAATGGAAACAATGTGAGGGAAGGGGAGTGAGTAAATCAAGAGCATGAAGTCGAAGAGCTACATGAAGACAACGATAAAAATAGGGAAACATCCTTAGAAAAGCTAGTGTAAGATCATTTATTTGAGAAACTCCAAGAAATAAGAATCTGAGGAAGACAGATGCTAAAAAAGTTGTATTATAGCAGGAACGTCAGAGTCACCCTCAATAGAGAGGAACTCATAGATGCTGCAGCACTGAAAATACTATACAGATGAGGTGTGACGATTATGCCCAGAAACCTGATTCCCtggaccaacagcatcagcatcacctgggtatttgttagaaatgcaggtttTAGGGCCCCAGACTCACCGGACTCCAGAGGGTGAgacccagcaatctgttttagcaagccctccaggtgattctgaagcaCACTAAATTGTTTTTCTAAGGAGACTTTAGCCTCCATTCTTTATCTGGAGTTCTCTTAGGTGCTCTTTACAAATGAGTAAGTGTTGACATAAATAGCACAGATATACAACTACTTCTCAATTACTCAGCAAGACATTACTCAACCACTTATGTTTTTGGGTGGCAGGTATTCAAATTTCTTCTGCCACTCAATTTGCTTTACAGCACTTGCCTTCAATGAATACCAAacgataaaatttaaatttagtacTAATAATTCAAACACAAGTAGAATGCTAAATATGCTGCACTTgaaggtattttatatttcaccACCTTATATGTACAATTATTCATATTCTATGAAGTATTTggtaaaaaatattaagtatttaaaattattatttcatcagtTCCAACAAAAGAAACATAACCACTTTAAAGTACATATAATTTAGGGAATATGAAAGTATAGTAATGGTTGTAACTAAGAATAAAGTTTCAGGTTTCtactttctctttgtcttctccTAAGATACCTGTAGCTGCTAAAGAGTTATTAAAGAGAAGAGGATtgatgggggaaaaaatctaCCTTATTAAAGGTATTAATCTTATTTTGTTACActccaaatgcttttattttatttgtaataagtACTAGCATGGactaaagcaaaaaatataagCTATGTGTGGAGAGTCCCCTTACAGAAGTAAGGTAACGTGGTTATTACAATGGTGACTCACAAAGGAGAATAATTTCCATTTCAGGGTGAGTATCATTATGAGCTCTCCTTACTGGCAAGTTCACTTGGTAAGTGGGTTATTTGGTCACATATGTCATTGTTATAATGGGTAGTGTTATATGGTTATTTGACTCCAACtaatcttattttatctttttaaacaaaataaactacTTATATCCACAAAGTCTACTAAACATTGTGACATTTTCCTAATTTCATAAAATGATCATGGAATGCTAgagattactaattttttttttgcttatttcccTTTATATAACCTCTATATCCTGaagtaaatatactaaaatttccTTTAGTCTCCATAGCCCAATGATAATGTTCTCAATGTAACTTTGAATTAAGTACAAAATTGTTTATCATTTTGAATACTGCCTTTAATGTAATATATTCTCATATTACATTATACAATGCACAAATATATACTAATGACATgtgcttttaaactttttcttctgtggacaaagagaaaaacataactaGGGttaatacacttttaaaaaacaattctataaCGGTAGAGATTTTGTTGAGTACCAGTCTAGTTTATTCATGAAAGTTGTTTTATTTGAGctgtattttaagaaatgttttggaAGTTACTGTTTGTTACTGTTCTCACTGGATTTCTCTTAAatcaaatgaaaaggaaaagaaagtctgcaatctgaacttcattttttaaatccatagaatattctggaaaaacacacacatatactttaaaaaaatattctgaaaggaagagaaaaattcttGAAGTCGTCTCTGAactattttttcccttcctttgttACAGGTATCCATTTTTCAGctatattaatcttttaaaatataaaaaaatggatTTCTTAAACTCATCTGATCAAAACTTGACCTCAGAGGAACTGTTAAACAGAATGCTACCCAAAATTCTGGTGTCCCTCACGCTCTCTGGGCTGGCACTGATGACAACCACCATCAACTCCCTCGTGATTGCTGCAATTATTGTGACCCGGAAGCTGCACCACCCAGCCAACTATTTAATTTGTTCCCTTGCCGTCACAGATTTTCTTGTAGCTGTCCTGGTGATGCCCTTCAGCATTGTGTATATTGTGAGAGAGAGCTGGATTATGGGGCAAGTGGTCTGTGACATTTGGCTGAGTGTGGATATTACCTGCTGCACATGCTCCATCTTGCATCTCTCAGCTATAGCTTTGGATCGGTATCGGGCAATCACAGATGCCGTTGAGTACGCCAGGAAAAGGACCCCCAAGCATGCCGGCATTATGATTACGGTAGTTTGGATTATATCCGTTTTTATCTCTATGCCTCCTCTATTCTGGAGGCACCAAGGAACTAGCCCAGATGATGAATGCATCATCAAGCACGACCACATTGTTTCCACTATTTACTCAACATTTGGAGCTTTCTACATCCCACTAGCATTGATTTTGATCCTCTACTACAAAATATATAGGGCAGCAAAGACATTATACCACAAGAGACAAGCGAGTAGGATTGCAAAAGAGGAGCTGAATGGCCAAGTCCTTTTGGAGAGTGGTGAAAAAAGCACTAGACTGGTCTCCACAACCTATGTGCTAGAAAAGTCTTTATCTGATCCATCAACAGACATTGACAAAATTCATAGCATAGTGAAAAACCCCAGGTCTGAATTCAAGCATGAGAAATCTTGGAGAAGGCAAAGGATCTCAGGCACAAGAGAACGCaaagcagccaccaccctggga from the Eulemur rufifrons isolate Redbay chromosome 7, OSU_ERuf_1, whole genome shotgun sequence genome contains:
- the HTR1F gene encoding 5-hydroxytryptamine receptor 1F, whose amino-acid sequence is MDFLNSSDQNLTSEELLNRMLPKILVSLTLSGLALMTTTINSLVIAAIIVTRKLHHPANYLICSLAVTDFLVAVLVMPFSIVYIVRESWIMGQVVCDIWLSVDITCCTCSILHLSAIALDRYRAITDAVEYARKRTPKHAGIMITVVWIISVFISMPPLFWRHQGTSPDDECIIKHDHIVSTIYSTFGAFYIPLALILILYYKIYRAAKTLYHKRQASRIAKEELNGQVLLESGEKSTRLVSTTYVLEKSLSDPSTDIDKIHSIVKNPRSEFKHEKSWRRQRISGTRERKAATTLGLILGAFVICWLPFFVKELVVNVCEKCKISEEMSNFLTWLGYLNSLINPLIYTIFNEDFKKAFQKLVRCRC